A single Triticum dicoccoides isolate Atlit2015 ecotype Zavitan chromosome 2A, WEW_v2.0, whole genome shotgun sequence DNA region contains:
- the LOC119359570 gene encoding putative F-box protein At5g15660 — MDPLVTLPNDLIFMEVLVRLPVKCLASCKFVSPYWRALIECGDFVSHHRNRSRASRPSILVIPRKNGIEDEEEFSDDISFYRLAPGHAPDTFEDEAELMLEKACPPEAEGITNVIYPMHCDGLVAIATGTDQVFLCNPATKEFVALPLGTPDVDIHRMRPPSAAIGYDQWKNQYVVARYFYRRRCYKKPSGKLDYDIGHEVFTLGNNSWSWEATADPPHAIGDTPPVCTRDAIYWGCDGSEDPRPSSLMRFSLRYRTFDLVPCPPRFAYNSGIEHLADLGGKLCHVNIATSETAFDVWQLADDGTLWLPRCRIDPDDVSFGSDAFLPLLAAGGRMLTMVSDVDQRLYWCDERSGDVEKVMDLEDIDLEGWDDSNYCIHHVVPYRESLISIRNYMV, encoded by the coding sequence ATGGATCCTCTGGTCACCCTCCCCAACGACCTAATTTTCATGGAAGTCTTGGTGCGACTGCCCGTGAAATGCCTTGCGAGCTGCAAATTCGTCAGCCCCTACTGGCGCGCCCTCATAGAGTGCGGCGACTTCGTCAGCCACCACCGCAACCGTTCGAGAGCGAGTCGGCCGTCCATTCTCGTCATCCCCCGCAAGAATGGCATCGAAGACGAAGAAGAGTTCTCCGACGACATCAGCTTCTACCGCCTCGCGCCGGGACACGCGCCCGACACCTTCGAGGACGAGGCAGAGCTGATGCTGGAGAAGGCGTGCCCACCCGAAGCGGAAGGCATCACGAACGTGATCTACCCCATGCACTGCGACGGCCTGGTCGCCATCGCGACCGGCACGGACCAGGTATTCCTGTGCAACCCAGCCACCAAGGAGTTCGTCGCGCTGCCGCTCGGCACCCCGGACGTCGACATCCACCGCATGAGGCCTCCATCGGCAGCCATCGGCTACGACCAGTGGAAGAACCAGTACGTCGTCGCCAGGTACTTCTACCGGCGCCGGTGCTACAAGAAGCCCAGCGGCAAGCTTGACTACGACATCGGGCACGAGGTATTCACGCTCGGGAATAACTCCTGGTCCTGGGAAGCCACCGCCGACCCTCCTCACGCTATCGGTGACACGCCACCGGTGTGCACGCGAGATGCCATCTACTGGGGGTGCGACGGCAGCGAAGACCCCCGGCCGAGCTCGCTGATGCGGTTTAGCCTGCGCTACAGGACGTTCGACTTGGTTCCATGCCCTCCTCGTTTCGCCTACAACTCCGGCATCGAGCATCTGGCAGATCTGGGCGGCAAGCTGTGCCACGTCAACATTGCGACCTCGGAGACGGCCTTTGACGTGTGGCAGCTGGCGGACGACGGGACACTGTGGTTGCCGCGCTGCCGGATTGATCCAGATGATGTTAGTTTCGGCTCCGATGCCTTCTTGCCACTTTTGGCCGCCGGTGGCAGGATGCTGACGATGGTGTCCGACGTCGACCAGAGGTTGTACTGGTGCGATGAGAGGAGCGGAGATGTTGAAAAGGTGATGGACCTGGAAGATATCGATTTGGAGGGATGGGACGACTCAAACTACTGCATTCACCACGTCGTCCCTTATAGGGAGAGTCTCATCTCCATCAGGAACTATATGGTGTAA